The genomic region CTCCACCTGGAATATTTATTGCAATCTCATTCAGTAACAAGCATAAGAGTTATAGGCCATACCGTAATGCTTGAACACAATGCTCAAAGGAGATCTAAAGAGAGTTTTCAATACACAAGATGTCAGAGTAAAGACATTACACAAAtaacatatataaaaaaattattgcaaCCAATAGAACTGTTCAGAAGAACCATTTTGATTTGATACGTCTGACAAGAAATGGTTACCTTCAATAACAAGAGTGCAGAAGGATTGCATGAAACCAATTTTAGACATAAAAGTTAATAGCGTGGATGAAGATTGCATGATGAAAATTTTCAGTGCTGAGAATTACATTGCAAGAATTTCCACACAATCTAACTTAATTTGATGTTGCAGTTACCTTCCAGAGCCAGATAGATGAGAACATTTTACTTATCAATATTGGTTTTTAGATCCACACAAATAGCAAACACAGTTTGATTATAAGAAAGATTCAGTTGCTTTTAACAAGTTCAAAGTCTCAGAAACTATTTCACAATTATATAAAGATTTACTAACTATAAGATTAATTTATATATAACATAAAATGTATTCCTAAAGCTTCACAATTATACAAGGCTTCGTTCGGTATATAACATATGTAACAACATAAACATGTAGTCCAGACTCCACAAGACTACTTCAAGTTTAGTGGCACAGTGCCTCCTATGAATGGTTAAAACAAAAGTTGCACCGATCTTGAGAAATCAAGGTGTGCCAAAAAAATGAATGTAAAAAATTGGCTATGCTGCAATCTCATAACTTCTGAGCGCAGAAGGTATTCTACTGTCATTTCAATCTGTGATCCACTGAACTTGACACTTCAAACATTTACAGGTTAAGTCAATTTTCCTCTACTTTAATGAGCTGCACTATATTTTTGATAAATTGACCTTCGATCTGCTAAATATCGATTCATTATCTCAGATACTTCTTCAAGAAATGTTGCCTCACTAGAGGGTGAAAGTATTGCCTCCTGAGCCTCCTCCATGATATTCTCAATGTCCGATGGCTTGTTGAGAGACTCCCTACACATGATGAGCGCAATCTCATAGGGGGTCAGACCTGCAGCTGCACCCTTCTTCAATAACATGGTAGAAACACGAAGCACACGGGAACACTCAAGAGATAAATTCCAGCCATGACACCTTAGCAGTTCAATATCTTTGTCTGCATCCAAGGACTCTATGTATTTCAGAGTCTCAGGTTTATAAGGTTGTTGAGCCTGAGGCCAGTACATCCATTCAAAAGTGCAATCTTCAAACTGCAATAGAACCAACGGAAAATTGTTGATATTAGAATATTAAACAAGCATACAACAAGCCTTTCTGTGAAATACTGAAACAGCAAAACGAGAAATTCATGAAGCTGGGCTTTCAAGTTTCAGACAAAGAAGTCTTAGTTATCAAAGTTTCATGCTTTCAAGAATTGATGATAAGGGTAAATACAAAGAAATCAtccagaaaaaaagaaaaaatcaacatTAGAAGCTCTGAATGGGTTTAATGTAAGACTTCCAAAATCCCTTTAAGACACAATTTTATGAAAAAGGAAGCAAAACAAGAAATTTGCTCAGCCAAGCTTGCAAACAAGAAAGTTTTAGCTATACAGGTTTCATGCTGTTTGGGCACATAAGAAAAGATTGAAAAAAGGACAGGATAGAATATGTCTGCATCACCATAAAGAAAAACTGACATTTAGACTCTCGATGGACTGCATGTAAAAGTTCCAAATCCTTGTAGGCAGTCAGTTAAATTTAATAACAGTATTCTTGAAAAACACACATAATGGAATAAACCAAAATGGTGTGGAGATGATTCAGAAATAAACAGTATGTCATTTTCTTGCACAAACAGAAAAAGTTGCAAGTTTAGAAATGCATACTTTATCTGGAAGACAATAACCATGATCAATAGGAACAAGCCGGATTGATGATTGCTCTCCTTTGCAAACCAAGATGTTCCCACCATGCCTATCTGTGTTTGCCAAACGCATATCCAACACAGTAATCTTGTGCACCTCATCTACAGGAAATGCAGCTGGACCCATATCTTCACAGTTACTATAGCTATCCACAAACTTTTGTAGAGAACCCATCTTTGATTCTTGACGCGACCTATCAAAACCCGCAGCTAGATGAAATGCACTATGAGAGCACCGGATCATCATTGTGGGAGGAACTCCTGCAAAGCCTGTTTCATCACCACCCATTGATCGAGGGCCACTGGCAGGATGGTCAAGTATATAGGCTGCAATCTCCCTGTAAGCACCCTCACCTACTCTAGTACCTGACTTCAAACCCTCTCCATTCAAGGATATCGGTAAGCCTCTGGGATTATTTACAGCCATGGGTTCCTCGTCAATTGGCTTGAATACACCAATGAATTTGGTTCCTGTCGGATCTTGCATAAAGTATGCACCACCAGACCCCTCTTTAGACATATTTGGACTCTGTCCACGCTCCAAGCCTTCTCTCATGACTTTGATCATATGTTGGAAAGCAGGTGAAAGTTTATGCCTGGAGCTGGCCGTTACAGGCTCTAAGAGATATTGACATCTTGGAAGCCCTCTTACAAGAGTCTGATATTCTATTAGCTTATCATGATAATTACTTCGTTTCTCAGGCAATAGCTTCTGTGGAAACGGCCTCTGCGCTAGCTGCATTGAGGACATCTTCTCTGTTACTTGATCAAATTGAATGTCATCATACTGTTTCAGATCTGGTTCAGGTACAGAGACATCTAATGACAACTCTAAAAATGTCCCATTTGACTTTGTCCTGACCTTGGCATCCTTTCTCGCAAACAAATGAACAACAACATTGTTATTCTCCTCCCCAGGCAAATCATCTACCAACCTCTGGTCCTCAAGCTGCTTCCCTTCGAAAACCAGTTGCTCTTCATCCCAACTgatgcttcttccttctttctgtACAATCCTCTTCTTCAGTTCCTTAATGCTAGAACTTCTCTGAAGTCGAAATGCATACTCCTTTCCATCCAAAGTTTTCACGGTGACAGCCTG from Cryptomeria japonica chromosome 3, Sugi_1.0, whole genome shotgun sequence harbors:
- the LOC131033023 gene encoding phosphatidylinositol 4-kinase gamma 4; this translates as MATSGVVLSPVKEEFLYSPRSPQCRHGFLSEAIVIYLSVNDSGIPFRVFPTETIASLKMRIQTLNGLYNKRQRLVYEGRELARNDSLIRDYGVTNGKILHLVIRRSELQAVTVKTLDGKEYAFRLQRSSSIKELKKRIVQKEGRSISWDEEQLVFEGKQLEDQRLVDDLPGEENNNVVVHLFARKDAKVRTKSNGTFLELSLDVSVPEPDLKQYDDIQFDQVTEKMSSMQLAQRPFPQKLLPEKRSNYHDKLIEYQTLVRGLPRCQYLLEPVTASSRHKLSPAFQHMIKVMREGLERGQSPNMSKEGSGGAYFMQDPTGTKFIGVFKPIDEEPMAVNNPRGLPISLNGEGLKSGTRVGEGAYREIAAYILDHPASGPRSMGGDETGFAGVPPTMMIRCSHSAFHLAAGFDRSRQESKMGSLQKFVDSYSNCEDMGPAAFPVDEVHKITVLDMRLANTDRHGGNILVCKGEQSSIRLVPIDHGYCLPDKFEDCTFEWMYWPQAQQPYKPETLKYIESLDADKDIELLRCHGWNLSLECSRVLRVSTMLLKKGAAAGLTPYEIALIMCRESLNKPSDIENIMEEAQEAILSPSSEATFLEEVSEIMNRYLADRRSIYQKYSAAH